One genomic segment of Tursiops truncatus isolate mTurTru1 chromosome 11, mTurTru1.mat.Y, whole genome shotgun sequence includes these proteins:
- the COX14 gene encoding cytochrome c oxidase assembly protein COX14 yields the protein MPTAKQLADIGYKTFSTSMMLLTVYGGYLCSVRVYHYFQRRSSQRQAAEEQKTSGVP from the coding sequence ATGCCAACTGCCAAGCAACTAGCCGACATTGGCTACAAGACCTTCTCCACCTCCATGATGCTCCTCACTGTTTACGGGGGCTACCTCTGCAGTGTCCGAGTCTACCACTATTTCCAGCGGCGCAGCTCCCAGCGCCAGGCTGCAGAAGAACAGAAGACCTCAGGAGTCCCGTAG
- the GPD1 gene encoding glycerol-3-phosphate dehydrogenase [NAD(+)], cytoplasmic produces MKFCCSFHHMPASHLPRVCKTPVGHLASEPPTLGFPAPLPGKHSDSVSLGARLPSPGGRGLAAPTCVGVICSQPAEELGRVAPSWWPRQRSGTMAGKKVCIVGSGNWGSAIAKIVGGNAAQLARFDPRVTMWVFEEDVGGRKLTEVINTQHENVKYLPGHKLPPNVVAVPDVVQAAVDADILIFVVPHQFIGKICDQLKGHLKADTIGISLIKGVDEGPNGLKLISEVIGERLGIPMSVLMGANIASEVADEKFCETTIGCKDLAQGQLLKELMQTPNFRITVVQEVDTVELCGALKNIVAVGAGFCDGLGFGDNTKAAVIRLGLMEMIAFTKLFCSGPVSPATFLESCGVADLITTCYGGRNRKVAEAFARTGKSIEQLEKEMLNGQKLQGPQTARELHGILQRKGLLDKFPLFMAVYKVCYENQPVGEFIRCLQNHPEHL; encoded by the exons ATGAAATTCTGCTGCAGTTTCCATCATATGCCTGCTTCCCACCTG CCCAGAGTCTGCAAAACACCTGTGGGCCACTTGGCATCAGAGCCTCCAACTTTGGGCTTTCCTGCCCCCCTTCCTGGGAAACATTCAG ACTCTGTCTCCCTGGGcgcccgcctcccctcccctggagGGCGGGGCTTGGCGGCACCCACGTGTGTTGGAGTTATATGCTCCCAGCCGGCAGAGGAGCTGGGGAGAGTGGCACCCAGCTGGTGGCCCAGACAGCGAAGCGGCACCATGGCCGGCAAGAAAGTGTGCATTGTAGGCTCTGGTAACTG GGGCTCAGCCATCGCCAAGATTGTGGGTGGCAACGCAGCCCAGCTGGCACGCTTTGACCCACGGGTGACCATGTGGGTGTTTGAGGAAGACGTCGGGGGCAGAAAGCTGACAGAGGTCATCAACACACAGCATGAGAATGTCAAATACCTGCCAGGGCACAAGTTGCCCCCCAATGTG GTGGCTGTCCCAGATGTGGTCCAGGCTGCAGTGGATGCTGACATCCTGATCTTCGTGGTACCCCATCAGTTCATCGGCAAGATCTGTGATCAGCTCAAGGGCCACCTGAAGGCAGACACCATTGGCATATCTCTTATTAAG GGGGTAGACGAGGGCCCCAACGGGCTGAAGCTCATCTCTGAAGTGATTGGGGAGCGCCTTGGCATCCCCATGAGCGTGCTGATGGGGGCCAACATTGCCAGCGAGGTGGCTGATGAGAAGTTCTGTGAGACAACCATTG GCTGCAAGGACCTGGCCCAGGGACAGCTTCTGAAAGAGCTGATGCAGACACCCAATTTCCGCATCACGGTGGTGCAAGAGGTGGACACAGTAGAGCTCTGTGGGGCCTTAAAG AATATAGTGGCCGTGGGGGCTGGCTTCTGTGATGGGCTGGGTTTTGGCGACAACACCAAGGCGGCCGTGATCCGACTGGGGCTCATGGAGATGATCGCTTTCACCAAGCTCTTCTGCAGTggccctgtgtcccctgccacCTTCTTGGAGAGCTGCGGTGTTGCTGATCTCATCACTACCTGCTACGGAGGGCGGAACCGCAAGGTGGCCGAGGCCTTCGCCCGCACAGGAAAG TCCATTGAGCAGCTGGAGAAAGAGATGCTGAATGGGCAGAAGCTGCAGGGGCCCCAGACAGCCCGGGAGCTACACGGCATCCTCCAGCGCAAGGGCCTGCTGGACAA GTTCCCTCTGTTCATGGCTGTGTACAAGGTATGCTACGAGAACCAGCCAGTAGGTGAATTCATTCGCTGCCTGCAGAATCATCCAGAACATCTgtga